TCGGGGTCGCTTGCTGCTCCGAGCCACGCGCCACCCCGCAGCCACCGCATGGGTGGGGTTGCGCCGAATCGGGTAAGCCCGCCAGGTACGCCGACACCGCACGCAAGGAGATCTGATCATGGCCATCGAACGCACGTCAGCAGCAGAGTGGAAGGGCGACCTCAGGGGTGGGTCCGGGACCCTCGAGCTTGGAAGTGGCGCCTACTCGGGCAACTACTCGTTCGTCTCCCGGTTCGAGACCGGCGAAGGAACCAACCCCGAGGAACTGATCGCCGCAGCCCACGCAGCGTGCTACTCGATGGCGCTGTCGAACGAGCTGGCCAGCGGCGGCCACACCCCCGACAGCGTCGCGACCGAGGCGACCGTCACGCTCGACGGTCTGGAGATCACCACGATCCACCTGGCGTGCACCGCGTCGGTGCCTGACATCGATGACGCAGCGTTCCAGGAGGTTGCGGCCGGCGCCAAGGAGAACTGCCCGGTCTCCAAGGTCCTCGCTGGAGCTGAGATCACGCTGGAGGCCACGCTCCTGTAGCCCGCCACACCACCTGTCCGGCCTCGATGGTGGTGTCGATCAGCGGCATCCCGGGTCGATAGGCGAGGTGATCTGGCGTCGGGGCCGACACCACCGCGAGGTCGGCTCGTGCACCGGTCTGCAGGTGTCCGATGTCACTCTGCCGCAACGCGGTCGCGCCGCCGGCTGTCGCGGACCACAGTGCCTCCGGGAGGGTCATGCGGCAGTCCCGCACCGCCAGGGCGATGACCAACGCCATGGCCGAGGTGAAGCTCGACCCCGGGTTGCAGTTCGTCGCCAACGCCACCACCGCTCCGGCATCCAGCAGTCGCCGGGCGTCCGGGTAGGGCTGTCGGGTGGAGAAGTCGGTGGCCGGCAGGAGGGTCGCCACCGTCGACGAACTCCCCAGCAGCGCGACGTCTTCGTTCGTGAGGTGGGTGCAGTGGTCCGCGGACGCACACCCCAACTCGACCGCAAGCGCCACCGCGGGTCCGGCCTGCAGCTGGCCTGCGTGGATCGTCGGCGTCAAGCCTGCAGTCGCGCCAGCCTCGAGGACGGCGCGGGACTGATCCACATCGAACGCGCCCCGCTCGCAGAAGACGTCGACCCGAGTCGCCAGCTCTGCACACGCCGGCGTCATCTCCTCGACCACCAAGCTCACGAACGCGTCGGCGTCGACCTCGGGGGGGACGACGTGGGCGCCGAGCAGGGTCGTGTGCGAGGTGACCTCTCTCGCCATCCGCAGCAGTCGGGCCTCGCCGGAGGTGGACGCGGCGTAGCCGGACTTGATCTCTCGCGTCGTGATGCCCTGGGCACGCGACTCGGCGACCCGTCGACGCAGTCCCTGGCGCAGTTGCTCGGCCGACGCCGCGCGTGTTGCCTCGATCGTGGTTGCGATACCGCCTGCCTGGTAGGGCGCGCCGGCCATACGAGCGGCGAACTCGGCTGACCGGTCTCCGGCGAACACCATGTGGGTGTGACTGTCGACGAAGCCCGGGATGACCGTGGCGCCCTCCACGTCCATCACCCCGTCGGCGGCAGGTGGGTGACCAGTCCCGGTTCGCAGCACTCGTGCCACCCCATCGGATCCGGGGCCGAGGACCAGCCACGCCCCCGTGAGCCCCGTCCCAAAATCTGGGCGGCCATCTGGCTGGTCCCCCAGGACACGTGGATGAGCCGGATCGTGGGTCACCAGAACGCCGATGTTGGCGATCACCACGGTCCGGGCCGGGTCGGCCAGGTTCCCCACCGGGTCGGTCAGGTTCCCCACCGGGTCGGTCAGGTTCCCTGCCCGGCGGTTGGCTGCGGCACCCCCGAACGGAGCGTTCACAGCGACCCCTCCCCGACCAGCGCACGGACAGACCGCTGCAACTCCCCTGCGACGTCGACTGACCGATGGGCCCTGTCGGTGACGATGAACCCTCCCCCCACCACGGTGTGACGCACGTCGGCCGCCGTCGCCGCGAACACCACGCGCGACAGCAGATCACCAGACCCGGCAAGTCGGGGGCCGTCGAGGCCCACGACGCAGAGGTCTGCTGGCGCCCCGACCTCGATCCGGCCGCACTCCGGCCACCCCACACGTGCAGCTCCACCACCCGTGGCAGCGGCCAGCAGCGTCGCTGGGTCGAGGATGCCTCGGCGGCCGGTGATCAGTCGCAGGTTGAGCTCGACCGCCCGGGCCTCCTCGAACAGGTCGGTCATCACATGTTGGTCCGTGCCCAGGGAGAGAGGCACACCCCGCTCGAGCAGCCGGTCCGCCCGCACGACGCCGTCGCCCAGGTCCCGCTCGGTCGTCGGGCAGACGCACACCCCGCCGCCCCGCCGGGCCAACTGCAGGACCTCCTCCTCGTCCAGCCACACACCATGGACCGCCGTGAAGCCGGCCCCGACCAGACCGCTGCGGTCCAGCAGCGCCAGCGGACCCTCCCCGTAGCGGTTGATCGTGGCGCCCACCTCCGCCGGCTGCTCAGCGACGTGGGCGTGCACCACAGGGTCCGACCCCAGGACGCCTGCGGCCAGCACGTCGGCGAGCTCGACCTGCTGTGGACCTGGGACAGCGCGGACGGAGTGCACCGCCGCGCCGAACCGGATCCGCTCGGAGGGGACGAGCCGCCCAACCCGGTCGGCCCAGGCGTGCACCGAGCCGTCGCTGAAGCGTCGCTGGACCGGCGAGAGCCCGGGATCATCCGCAGGCCGATCCACATCCGCCGTCAGGTACAGCGCATCGAGCAGGGTCAGCCGGATGCCGACTTCCTCGGCGGCCGACGTGAGGGCGTGCCCCATCGCGTTCGGGTCGCGGTACCGTCCGCCGCCGGAGGGATGGTGCAGGTAGTGGAACTCGCCGACCGTGCTGATGCCGGCGAGGGCCATCTCGGCGAACACCGCAAGGGCGAGGTGGTGATAGCGGTCGGGGTCGAGCCGGCTCGCGGCGGCGTACATCACCTCGCGCCAGCGCCAGAAGTTCCCCTCCGCCTGGGCCCCCTGGACCCGTCCCCGAAGTGCTCGGTGAAAGGCGTGGCTGTGCGCGTTGACCAACCCTGGCAGCGTCACCCCGCGAAGGTGCACCGCCCCAGCGGCCCGTGCGACCTCAGGCTCGACCTCCACCTCGACGCGCACGACTTGGCCCTCGGCGATGCCCAGCAGGACATCGCGACGTACGGCACCGTCGATCAGGGCGTGGTCGCACCGGTAGGTCTGGACCGGCCCGCTCGTCTTGGTCGTCGACGCTGCGGCCAGGTCGGCCACCATCACGCCCCCACCCGCGCCACGTAGGCGGCGATCCGCTCCTCGAAGGCCGCCCGGTGGTAGCGGTCGTAGTTCTCCCACGTCGTGAGGGTCCTGGTGTCGGCGACCCGGTCCAGGAAGACAATCCCGGCCAGATGGTCGCACTCGTGCTGGAACGTCCCGGCCGTCACGCCTCGTCGGGTCTCGTCGTGGGCCACGCCGTCCTGATCCAGCCACTGGACCCGGACAGCCGTGGCACGCGGTAACTCACCCCGGAGGCCCGGGACGGACAGGCACCCCTCGTTGATGGTCTCGGTGCCCTCGTCCAGCACGGTCAGGACCGGGTTGATCAGCACCGTCAGCGGGATCGGAGGCTTGTAGGGGTACCGGGCCCTGGTGTGGTCGTCCACCTCGGCAATGGCAACCTGCCGCGACACGCCGATCTGGGGCGCGGCGATCCCAGCTCCTCCAGCTGCTCGCATCGTGTCGATGAGGTCGGTGATGAGCGTCTGCAGGTCGGCGGAGGCGATCTCCTCGGCGTCGACCGGGCTCGCGGGTGCACGCAGGACCGGGTCGCCGATGTGGACCAGCGGTCGGACGGTCACCGGCGCACCCTCACTGCTCCAGCAGCGGAATCCGCACGCCGCGCTCCCGTGCCACCTGGGCCGCCCGCTCGTAGCCGGCATCGGCATGGCGCATCACGCCCAGGGCCGGATCGGTGGTGAGCACCCGCTGCAGCTTCTGCGCTGCCAGGTCGGTGCCGTCGGCCACGCAGACCATCCCCGCGTGGATCGAGCGTCCGATGCCGACCCCGCCGCCGTGGTGCAGGCTGACCCAGGTGGCGCCGGAGGCGGTGGTGGCCAGCGCGTTCAGCAGCGGCCAGTCGGCGATGGCGTCCGAGCCGTCCTTCATGGCCTCGGTCTCCCGGAAGGGCGAGGCGACCGAACCGGAGTCGAGGTGGTCCCGCCCGATCACGATCGGTGCCGACACCCGGCCGTCGCGGACCAGGTCGTTGAACACCTGTCCCAGTCGGGACCGCTCGCCGTAGCCGAGCCAGCAGATGCGAGCCGGGAGGCCCTGGTAGGCCACCTTCTGCGAGGCCTGGGTGATCCACCGGTGGAGCGGCTCGTCGTCCGGGAACGTCTCCAGCACGGCCCGATCGGTCACGGCGATGTCAGCGGGATCCCCGGACAGCGCCACCCAGCGAAACGGCCCCCGACCCTCGCAGAACAGCGGGCGGACGTAGGCCGGGACGAAACCGGGGTAGTCGAAGGCCCGTTCGAAGCCACCCAGCTGGGCTTCTGCGCGCAGGCTGTTGCCGTAGTCGAAGACCTCCGCGCCGGCATCGGCGAAGCCGACCATGGCTCGGCAGTGCGTCGCCATCGACGCCCGGGCCCGGCGGGTGAGCTCGGCAGGGTCGTCCGCGGCCATCCGCGCGGCCGCCGCCGGTGAGAGGTCCACCGGCACATAGGTCAGTGGGTCGTGCGCGGAGGTCTGGTCGGTCACGATGTCGGCGGGAAATCCGCGGTCGAGCAGTTCTGGAACAAGAACGGCGGCGTTGCCGATCAGGCCGACGCTGAGCGCCGTCCCGGCATCCCGGGCGGCCACGCACTGCTGGACGGCGTCCTCAACGTCGGCCGCGATCACGTCGAGGTAGCGGTGTTCGACCCGCCGCTCGGCGCGGGCTTGGTCGACCTCGATGCACAGCGCAACGCCATCGTTCATGGTCACGGCCAGCGGCTGTGCGCCACCCATGCCGCCCAGGCCGGCGGTCAGGGTGATGGTCCCGGCCAGCGAGCCCCCATGGCGACGTCGGGCGATCTCGGCGAAGCACTCGTAGGTCCCCTGCAGGATCCCCTGGGTCCCGATGTAGATCCACGATCCCGCCGTCATCTGGCCGTACATGGTCAGGCCCTCCGCCTCCATCCGGCGGAAGGTCTCCCAGTCGGCCCAATCGGGGACGAGGTGGGAGTTGGCGAGCAGGACCCGTGGCGCCCACGGGTGGGTGCGCAGGACCCCGACCGGCTTGCCGGACTGGACGAGAAGCGTCTCGTCCTCCTCCAACTCGGTGAGGCAGGCCACGATCGCGTCGAACGCCGCCCAACTCCGCACCGCCCGACCGGTCCCGCCATAGACGACGAGGTTGTCGGGGTCCTCAGCCACAGCGGGGTCGAGGTTGTTCATCAGCATCCGGAGCGGCGCTTCGGTCTGCCACGACTTCGCGGTCAGCGTGGGCCCTCGCGGTGCCCGGACGGGGCGGGCGCCAGCCGTGACGGCGCGGGACCGAGCGGCAGTCATGTCATGGGCTCCTGTGGTCAGGGGTGCGTGGGGGTGGCCAGGGAAGGTCGGCGTGCTCGCGGGCCCGCGCCAGCACCGTGCCATCGGCGATCAACGCCTCGACGGCCCGCAGTCGCGGCGCCAGGTGCTGGTCGTCGCCAGGCCCACCCGCAGCGGAGATCACGGCCTCGGCGACCGCACCGGTGCACGGCGACGCGGTCAGCGGGCGGCGGAGGACCTGGGCGTGCGTGGCGGCCAGCAGTTCGACGGCGAGGATCCGTCGCAGGTTGCCCACACTGGCGCGCAGCGCGCGGGCGGCACCCCAGCCCATCGAGACGTGGTCTTCTTGGCCACCGCTGGTCGACGCGCTGTCCACACCTGCGGGGGCCGCCAGTCGTCGGTTCTCGGCGACCATCGCAGCCTGGGTGTACTGCGCGATCATCAGGCCGCTGTTGACCCCGGCATCCACGGCGAGGAAGGGCGGCAGGCCGGCGGAGCGCGCCGGGTCGAGCAGCCGGTCGGTGCGGCGCTCCGAGAGCACTCCGAGGTCGGCGATCGGGATGCGGAGCATGTCGGCGGCGTAGGCCAGGGGGACCCCGTGGAAGTTGCCACAGGAGGCGACCCGGCCGTCAGGCAGCACCACGGGATTGTCGATGAAGCTGGCCAGCTCATGTCCCGCGACCGTCTCCGCGAACGCGATGATGTCCCGCCCGGCACCGTGGACCTGCGGCGTGCAGCGCAGCGAGTAGGCGTCCTGGACGCGCCCGTCACCGTGTCGGTGGCTGGACACGATCCCCGACCCGGCGAGGATGGCCCTGAGTGCCCGGGCACTGTCCTGCTGGCCCGGCTGGGGACGCATGGCCACCAGGTCCGCGTCGAATGCCCGATCGGTGCCGAGCAGTGCCTCCACGGTCATCGCGGCCACCACGTCCGCGACCGCGTACAGCGCCCGCAGGTCGGCCAGCGCCATGACGAGCATGCCGAGCATGCCATCGGTCCCGTTGATCAGCGCCAGGCCCTCCTTCGCCGACAACACGAGCGGCTGCAGCCCAGCTGCCTGCAGCGCCCCCGCAGCCGCCTGCCGACCCGCTGCAGTCGTGACCTCGCCCTCGCCGGTGAGCACCAGGGCGCAGGCGGCCAGGGGGGCCAGGTCGCCACTGGCCCCGACGGACCCGTACTCATGGACCACCGGCGTGATGTCGTGGTTGAGGAGGTCGAGGATCGCCTGCGCGACGACCGGGCGTGCGCCGCTGTAGCCCATCGCCAGACTGCGGGCGCGGAGGAACATCATGGCCCGGACAACCTCGCGCTCAATCGGTGCGCCCATCCCCCCGGCGTGGGAGCGGACCAGTGCAACCTGCAGCTCTGCGGAGCGCTCGAGCGGGATGACGGTCCCTGCCAGCGCACCGAACCCGGTGGAGACACCGTAGACGGGCTCGGGGTTGTCGGTGAGCGCCCGCACCACCGCTGCCCCCCGCGTCAGGGCCGCTCGTGCCGCATCCCCGAGTCGGACGGGTGCGTCCGCACGAGCGACGGCGATCACGTCGTCCGCGCTGACCCCTCCGGCCTCGAGTAGGATTCCACCTGCTTCCACACTGTGGAAGGTACTTCTGTCAGATGGAATGTGTCAATCGGAGTGGATGAGATGTCCTCGTCAACACCTCGGTCCAGCGACCGCGTCCTCAGCCTCCTCGCCGCCGTCGTCGACGGTGACAGCCCGTCGGGCGGCCCCACGCTGACCGAGTTGGCCGACGCCGTGGGTCTGGCACCCTCGACCACCACGCGGCAGCTCGCGTCGCTCGAACTGGCCGGGTTCGTCGACCGTTCCGCAACCGGCTACCGCCCGGGACCTCAACTGCTCCGGCTGGCGCACCGGGTGGTCGGGGGCCATCCGCTGCCGCGACTGGCCCAGCCGATCCTCGATCAACTCGCCCGGCGGACCGGTGAGACCGCCTACCTCGCTGTCATCCATGATGAGGACACGGCCAGCTACCTCGCTGCGGCCGAAGGCGGCCACACCCTGCGCCACACCGGGTGGCGGGGACGAGCGGTGCCCCGGACCGGGACCGCCGTCGGCGCCGTGCTGGCGGGCGGCGTGCCGCCCGGTGCGACCGAGGTCGCCCACGACAACGTGGAGACGGGCGTCACCGCTGTCAGCTCGCCGGTGGTTGATGCGACCGCTCACGCCGTCGCCGCACTGTCCGTGCTCGGACCGTCATTCCGACTGCGCGACACGACGCTGCAGCAAACTCGTGAGGCGGTCGCCGACGCCGCGGCCGAGCTGTCCTCACTGCTGGGCTGGGTTGGGACCGGCGGGACGGACGGCCCGTTTCGCCCGGCAACTCCTCGGTAAGGGTTTTGATGAGAGGGGATCGAGCCTGACCCCCGCTTATTGCCGGTCAATGACCGGCGTTCCCTCTTGTTCGCCGATTCCAAGACCACAGGAGAGAGATTTTCATGTCATCCGTGCTGAAGGACCTCGTTGAGACGCTCGAGGACGGGAAGAAGGGAATGCACGACGCGGCCGACAAGCTGGCCGGCGACGGCCACACCAGCATCGCCGACGTCCTTCGCCGCTTCTCGTCCCAGCGTGCGGAGTTCTCCGAGGAGCTGCGGACCCTCGCCTCGTCACAGGGCCAGACCTTGGAGGAGAGCGGCTCGCTCGCCGGCTCGTTGCATCGTGGCTGGATGGGGCTGAAGGATGCGCTGAGCGGTTCGGATCCGTCGAGCGTGCTGAAGGCTGTCGAGTCCGGAGAGGAGCACGCCGTCTCGGAGTACGAGGATGCGCTGAACAATGACGACCTCCCCGAGACCGCCCGTCCCGTCGTGACCCAGCAGTTGGCTGGGATCCGCTCGGCCAAGTCCGAGGTGGACGCCTTGACGATCAGCTAGCCCAGCTGACTCACCCCCTCGAGCCCCCGCCACCACACGGTGTCGGGGGCTTCTGCAGCCCTCAACTCCCCAGATGCTCCACGAACCAGTCGCGCTGAACCGTGGACGAGAGCTCGAAGGCCTCGTCGACGTAGGCGTCGAAGTGACCGCCAGGCAGCGTCAACAGCTTCTTCGGTTGCAGGGCCGCCTCGTAGGCCCGGGCGGACAGGTCATAGGGGGTCAGGTGGTCGCCTCGAGCAGCCACCAGCAACAGCGGCGTGGGTGAGATGTTGGCGATGTAGGTGGTCGGCTCGTACTCCATGAAGAGCTCCACCGACTGCAGCGTGACCTGGTTCTTCCAGCCCTTCCCCCGGTCCGGCGGCAGCTGCGTGAAGAACTCGTAGGTGTCAGCGGTCGGCAGTGCGCACGGCTCACCCTCAGGAGCCGTCACCGGCATGACCGCGTGCGGCTCGCCCGTCATGCGAGCGGCACGGTCGGCATCGAACATGTCCCGCGTGGGGGCGAACATGTCGCCGCGAACCAACCGCCGGGCCGACTCGAGCCCATAGGTCAGGGGGACCTGCGCGACGACGCACTTGACGCGCCGGTCGATCGCGCTGACGACCAGCACATGTCCTCCGGAGTAGCTGGAACCCCACACGCCGATGCGGTCCGCATCGACCTGCTGCTGGCTCTGCGCCCAGGTGATGGCATCGCGGTAGTCGCGGATCTGCTGCACGGGGTCGATGTGCTGACGCGGTTGGCCCTCGGAGTCACCGAACCCGCGATTGTCGTAGACCACCACGCCCAGGCCCGCGGCCGCGAACACCTCGGCGAAGTCATCCAGATACATCTCCTTGGTGGCCGAGAAGCCGTGGGCCATCACGATGGTCGGGGCAGGTCCCGACGCTCCCTCCGCGTCGTAGCGCCAGCCTCGCAGGGTGACGCCGTCCTCGGTGCTGAACTCGATGTCGTGCCGCACTGTCGTACCTTTCGTCGATGGGGCTCCTAGCGTGGCTGAGCGATCGACGGCGGGGCTTGTTGTTCGGCGCACACGAGGTGATGATTCGTGCAACGTTCGAGCGGGAGTCGAGATGACAGCGTCCACATCAGGGCACGGCACGTGGTCGGCGTCCGATCTTCCCCACTCCGGTCGCCTTGCTGGTGTCCGCGCGGCCCTGAGCGACACCCATCTCCCCTGGCAGATCGACCCGCCCAGCACGCCGAGCGTGGTCTGCGACCTTCGCTGGCACTCGCTGGACGATGCCAGAGTCGTCGAGTGCGCCACGGGTCCGATCGAGGGACGACGCGGCCGAGCCGAGCTGCGCCGCACCGACGATGAGATGCTGGCCGTGCTGTTGGTCATGAGCGGACGTGAGCACGTCCGTCAGGGTGAGGTCGTGGTGGATCTGGGGGCCGGCGACCTGCTGGTGTGGGACAGCCGCGTACCGGCCTCGTTCTGCGTTCGCGAACCGCTCCACAAGATCACGCTGATGGTGCCGAGGGATCGCGTGCCCCACGCGCAGGCGACGTCGTTGATAGCCGCCGAGCGACCGTTGGGGGCGTTGCTCTCGTCCCAGGTGATGTCGTTGGCACGAGTGGCCACGGACATGGGACCTGTCGAGGCGGTCACCGCAGTCGACGTCGTGACCGACCTGCTGTCTCGCACCCTGGCTGGCTCCGCTCCGGTGG
The sequence above is a segment of the Euzebya tangerina genome. Coding sequences within it:
- a CDS encoding OsmC family protein — its product is MAIERTSAAEWKGDLRGGSGTLELGSGAYSGNYSFVSRFETGEGTNPEELIAAAHAACYSMALSNELASGGHTPDSVATEATVTLDGLEITTIHLACTASVPDIDDAAFQEVAAGAKENCPVSKVLAGAEITLEATLL
- a CDS encoding alpha/beta hydrolase, whose amino-acid sequence is MRHDIEFSTEDGVTLRGWRYDAEGASGPAPTIVMAHGFSATKEMYLDDFAEVFAAAGLGVVVYDNRGFGDSEGQPRQHIDPVQQIRDYRDAITWAQSQQQVDADRIGVWGSSYSGGHVLVVSAIDRRVKCVVAQVPLTYGLESARRLVRGDMFAPTRDMFDADRAARMTGEPHAVMPVTAPEGEPCALPTADTYEFFTQLPPDRGKGWKNQVTLQSVELFMEYEPTTYIANISPTPLLLVAARGDHLTPYDLSARAYEAALQPKKLLTLPGGHFDAYVDEAFELSSTVQRDWFVEHLGS
- a CDS encoding ferritin-like domain-containing protein codes for the protein MSSVLKDLVETLEDGKKGMHDAADKLAGDGHTSIADVLRRFSSQRAEFSEELRTLASSQGQTLEESGSLAGSLHRGWMGLKDALSGSDPSSVLKAVESGEEHAVSEYEDALNNDDLPETARPVVTQQLAGIRSAKSEVDALTIS
- a CDS encoding IclR family transcriptional regulator; the encoded protein is MSSSTPRSSDRVLSLLAAVVDGDSPSGGPTLTELADAVGLAPSTTTRQLASLELAGFVDRSATGYRPGPQLLRLAHRVVGGHPLPRLAQPILDQLARRTGETAYLAVIHDEDTASYLAAAEGGHTLRHTGWRGRAVPRTGTAVGAVLAGGVPPGATEVAHDNVETGVTAVSSPVVDATAHAVAALSVLGPSFRLRDTTLQQTREAVADAAAELSSLLGWVGTGGTDGPFRPATPR
- a CDS encoding formimidoylglutamate deiminase, with product MVADLAAASTTKTSGPVQTYRCDHALIDGAVRRDVLLGIAEGQVVRVEVEVEPEVARAAGAVHLRGVTLPGLVNAHSHAFHRALRGRVQGAQAEGNFWRWREVMYAAASRLDPDRYHHLALAVFAEMALAGISTVGEFHYLHHPSGGGRYRDPNAMGHALTSAAEEVGIRLTLLDALYLTADVDRPADDPGLSPVQRRFSDGSVHAWADRVGRLVPSERIRFGAAVHSVRAVPGPQQVELADVLAAGVLGSDPVVHAHVAEQPAEVGATINRYGEGPLALLDRSGLVGAGFTAVHGVWLDEEEVLQLARRGGGVCVCPTTERDLGDGVVRADRLLERGVPLSLGTDQHVMTDLFEEARAVELNLRLITGRRGILDPATLLAAATGGGAARVGWPECGRIEVGAPADLCVVGLDGPRLAGSGDLLSRVVFAATAADVRHTVVGGGFIVTDRAHRSVDVAGELQRSVRALVGEGSL
- the hutI gene encoding imidazolonepropionase, with the translated sequence MADPARTVVIANIGVLVTHDPAHPRVLGDQPDGRPDFGTGLTGAWLVLGPGSDGVARVLRTGTGHPPAADGVMDVEGATVIPGFVDSHTHMVFAGDRSAEFAARMAGAPYQAGGIATTIEATRAASAEQLRQGLRRRVAESRAQGITTREIKSGYAASTSGEARLLRMAREVTSHTTLLGAHVVPPEVDADAFVSLVVEEMTPACAELATRVDVFCERGAFDVDQSRAVLEAGATAGLTPTIHAGQLQAGPAVALAVELGCASADHCTHLTNEDVALLGSSSTVATLLPATDFSTRQPYPDARRLLDAGAVVALATNCNPGSSFTSAMALVIALAVRDCRMTLPEALWSATAGGATALRQSDIGHLQTGARADLAVVSAPTPDHLAYRPGMPLIDTTIEAGQVVWRATGAWPPA
- a CDS encoding helix-turn-helix domain-containing protein — its product is MTASTSGHGTWSASDLPHSGRLAGVRAALSDTHLPWQIDPPSTPSVVCDLRWHSLDDARVVECATGPIEGRRGRAELRRTDDEMLAVLLVMSGREHVRQGEVVVDLGAGDLLVWDSRVPASFCVREPLHKITLMVPRDRVPHAQATSLIAAERPLGALLSSQVMSLARVATDMGPVEAVTAVDVVTDLLSRTLAGSAPVVDGNSLLASRAMTIIEHELDDPDLGPTVLASRLGVSVRTLHLAFSSVGKTPAAHIRIRRLERVRRDLADPRMAARTITEMAHRWGFADAAHLSRTFKKAYGITPSAHRQDAVPS
- the hutU gene encoding urocanate hydratase, whose protein sequence is MTAARSRAVTAGARPVRAPRGPTLTAKSWQTEAPLRMLMNNLDPAVAEDPDNLVVYGGTGRAVRSWAAFDAIVACLTELEEDETLLVQSGKPVGVLRTHPWAPRVLLANSHLVPDWADWETFRRMEAEGLTMYGQMTAGSWIYIGTQGILQGTYECFAEIARRRHGGSLAGTITLTAGLGGMGGAQPLAVTMNDGVALCIEVDQARAERRVEHRYLDVIAADVEDAVQQCVAARDAGTALSVGLIGNAAVLVPELLDRGFPADIVTDQTSAHDPLTYVPVDLSPAAAARMAADDPAELTRRARASMATHCRAMVGFADAGAEVFDYGNSLRAEAQLGGFERAFDYPGFVPAYVRPLFCEGRGPFRWVALSGDPADIAVTDRAVLETFPDDEPLHRWITQASQKVAYQGLPARICWLGYGERSRLGQVFNDLVRDGRVSAPIVIGRDHLDSGSVASPFRETEAMKDGSDAIADWPLLNALATTASGATWVSLHHGGGVGIGRSIHAGMVCVADGTDLAAQKLQRVLTTDPALGVMRHADAGYERAAQVARERGVRIPLLEQ
- the def gene encoding peptide deformylase, giving the protein MTVRPLVHIGDPVLRAPASPVDAEEIASADLQTLITDLIDTMRAAGGAGIAAPQIGVSRQVAIAEVDDHTRARYPYKPPIPLTVLINPVLTVLDEGTETINEGCLSVPGLRGELPRATAVRVQWLDQDGVAHDETRRGVTAGTFQHECDHLAGIVFLDRVADTRTLTTWENYDRYHRAAFEERIAAYVARVGA
- the hutH gene encoding histidine ammonia-lyase produces the protein MEAGGILLEAGGVSADDVIAVARADAPVRLGDAARAALTRGAAVVRALTDNPEPVYGVSTGFGALAGTVIPLERSAELQVALVRSHAGGMGAPIEREVVRAMMFLRARSLAMGYSGARPVVAQAILDLLNHDITPVVHEYGSVGASGDLAPLAACALVLTGEGEVTTAAGRQAAAGALQAAGLQPLVLSAKEGLALINGTDGMLGMLVMALADLRALYAVADVVAAMTVEALLGTDRAFDADLVAMRPQPGQQDSARALRAILAGSGIVSSHRHGDGRVQDAYSLRCTPQVHGAGRDIIAFAETVAGHELASFIDNPVVLPDGRVASCGNFHGVPLAYAADMLRIPIADLGVLSERRTDRLLDPARSAGLPPFLAVDAGVNSGLMIAQYTQAAMVAENRRLAAPAGVDSASTSGGQEDHVSMGWGAARALRASVGNLRRILAVELLAATHAQVLRRPLTASPCTGAVAEAVISAAGGPGDDQHLAPRLRAVEALIADGTVLARAREHADLPWPPPRTPDHRSP